A genomic segment from uncultured Marinifilum sp. encodes:
- the tsaE gene encoding tRNA (adenosine(37)-N6)-threonylcarbamoyltransferase complex ATPase subunit type 1 TsaE, translating to MSELKINSLNEINTVAKEFIKLVGNRRIFAMHGAMGVGKTTFVKAICEELGVTDTINSPTFAIVNEYHTNTEAVIYHFDFYRIDDVQEAYDFGYEDYFYSNALCFIEWPEKIDSILPNDTVQVHFNEEADGSRSIRIIY from the coding sequence ATGAGCGAATTAAAAATCAATTCACTTAATGAGATTAATACAGTTGCCAAAGAATTTATAAAATTGGTTGGCAACAGGCGAATATTTGCCATGCATGGAGCAATGGGAGTTGGTAAAACTACTTTTGTAAAAGCAATTTGCGAAGAATTGGGAGTTACAGATACAATTAACAGTCCTACTTTTGCAATTGTTAATGAGTATCATACCAATACAGAAGCTGTTATATATCATTTCGATTTTTATAGAATTGATGATGTGCAGGAAGCTTATGATTTTGGCTACGAAGATTATTTCTATAGCAATGCCTTATGTTTTATCGAATGGCCCGAAAAAATAGACTCTATTTTACCAAACGACACGGTTCAAGTTCACTTTAATGAAGAAGCAGATGGAAGCCGCTCTATTCGTATTATTTATTAG
- a CDS encoding bifunctional response regulator/alkaline phosphatase family protein, with product MKDITILWVDDEIELLKPHIIFLENKGYKIESCNNAYDALDIVRTTKLDLVLLDENMPGMSGLEALGEIKSINSTLPIVMITKSEEEDIMDEAIGKQISDYLIKPVNPKQILLTLKKHIDKKRLVSEKTTMAYQSKFGQMGMEINDCQNFEDWMIMYRKLVFWELELSNIEDSGMDEILRMQKTEANNLFARFVKKNYLSWVDNSEENAPLMSNNVFKEKVYPLLDKGHKVAFILIDNLRYDQWQTLYPVINEYYMLEDDSMCYSILPTATQYARNAMFSGLMPLEIQRRYPDYWIDEDAETSKNIHEEDFIGFQFKRHYKDYTYNYEKIYNEKMGAKVLDNLNSILNSQLSVFVYNFVDMLSHARTENEMIRDLAADEAAYRSLTLSWFEHSMLLELIKKLAEQNIKLIITADHGSIRVQNPIKVIGDRQTNTNLRYKQGKNLNYKSKEVFEVTDPRKAQLPQVNVSSSYIFAFGEDFLAYPNNFNYYSSYYRNTFQHGGISLEEMIVPLVTLSPRKV from the coding sequence GTGAAAGATATAACAATACTATGGGTTGATGATGAGATTGAATTATTGAAACCCCACATTATTTTTTTAGAAAATAAAGGATACAAAATTGAATCTTGTAACAATGCTTACGATGCTCTTGATATAGTTCGAACTACTAAATTAGATTTGGTGTTGTTGGATGAAAATATGCCAGGAATGAGCGGTTTGGAAGCTTTAGGCGAAATAAAATCAATTAACTCGACCTTACCAATTGTAATGATTACAAAAAGCGAGGAAGAAGATATTATGGATGAGGCAATTGGAAAACAAATTTCCGATTACCTGATTAAGCCGGTTAACCCAAAACAAATTTTACTTACTCTTAAAAAGCATATCGATAAAAAGCGTTTGGTTTCCGAGAAAACAACCATGGCTTACCAATCTAAATTTGGGCAAATGGGAATGGAAATTAACGATTGCCAGAATTTCGAAGATTGGATGATAATGTACCGTAAACTTGTTTTTTGGGAACTGGAATTGTCTAATATCGAAGACTCGGGAATGGATGAAATCTTGCGCATGCAAAAAACCGAGGCCAATAATTTATTTGCACGATTTGTGAAAAAAAATTATTTGTCGTGGGTAGATAATTCTGAGGAAAATGCTCCCTTAATGTCGAACAATGTGTTTAAGGAGAAAGTATATCCTTTGTTAGATAAAGGACATAAAGTAGCTTTTATTTTAATTGATAATTTACGCTACGATCAGTGGCAAACCTTATATCCGGTTATTAATGAGTATTATATGCTCGAAGATGACTCGATGTGTTATTCTATTTTGCCAACAGCTACACAATATGCCCGTAATGCTATGTTTTCGGGCTTAATGCCATTGGAAATACAGAGAAGATATCCCGATTACTGGATTGATGAAGATGCCGAAACTAGTAAAAATATTCATGAGGAAGATTTTATTGGTTTCCAGTTTAAAAGACATTACAAAGATTACACTTATAATTACGAGAAAATATATAATGAGAAAATGGGAGCTAAAGTGCTCGATAATCTTAATTCTATTCTTAATTCTCAGCTAAGTGTTTTTGTTTACAACTTTGTAGATATGCTTTCGCATGCCCGAACAGAAAATGAAATGATTAGAGATTTAGCAGCCGATGAGGCAGCATACAGATCTTTAACCTTATCGTGGTTCGAACATTCTATGCTTTTAGAATTAATTAAAAAGCTAGCCGAACAAAATATAAAACTAATAATTACTGCCGATCATGGTTCTATTCGGGTGCAAAACCCAATTAAAGTAATTGGCGATAGACAAACCAATACTAATCTTCGTTACAAACAAGGAAAGAATCTGAATTATAAATCGAAAGAAGTTTTTGAAGTTACCGATCCACGAAAAGCACAACTTCCACAAGTAAATGTAAGTTCTTCTTATATCTTTGCATTTGGCGAAGACTTTTTGGCTTACCCGAACAATTTTAACTACTATAGTTCTTATTATCGAAATACCTTTCAGCACGGAGGAATTTCTTTAGAAGAGATGATTGTTCCTCTTGTAACGCTTAGTCCTCGTAAGGTTTAA
- a CDS encoding tetratricopeptide repeat protein: protein MSRQYHSLTTHYNVYFNGKESLKEGEQKIVNGIQENYTILFPVFEYQNVSARSLSFSSMDRAIEKATKAIKIHSITRKPKRKKNNQSDKYKEFRKKKEYNNWIDDCYLLIGKARFYKGEYHIAEKAFDFIMREYPDSELVPEAKLWKATSLIDRGEFIAGGEILERLSNESDLSKQDLLKISALNADVSIRQNELENALPELERCVNLADKKQKKARYYYLMAQIYQKIDNPSEASRTFQKLIDLKASYEMTFNAKISRALSYTGNENGEEIRKGLRKMLRDEKNKEYQDQIYYAMAEMDVVDENIEAAIPNYWKSTKVSLFNDNQKAISFLKLADYYFGEQIYMKAQMCYDSSMTYLGKDYPNYSKISNRVGNLTDLVNNLNMVVREDSLQRVALMSPKDRDKLINGLIKDIKDKEREKRLIEAENQSDRAFYAQNNMLGNSSSSSSSQGNWYFYNPTNIGIGKADFQRKWGRRKLEDNWRRKNRSTFSIEDEELAVEDDKSDGISSQSKKKDPKSKDYYMMDLPMTKAAMVKSDERIMKGLYQAALVYEEKLQNNAKALESMMLLIERYPDNPYLLSAYYHCYSLNKLEGKSAQAEKYKQKILTEFKGSEYAKALSDPNYRLKLDAKAQKANALYAQAYEDFQNFYYFRVIKLCSDGLLRYPESDLRSRFLFLRALCIGRTQESNTFKQSLQQVLEANPTKEIAQTVKAIITGLEKGVKPVIYTARDMDLARQNRLLRNWRIEDQQAMVEIETKDKKKAAPKVLYKFAQDEEHYFVLMFSKKDADPNRSLFNVSRYNSDAYNNRTFKVDRLSLDKEKIMIMVKGLKGKTDALNYFNGIITNTKAFAGIEDIDYRNFIISKSNFETLRQSKEVEQYLDFYTKTYFNIERKHNKETLKKKGKLVSVNSNLDTVKFEMNEKDNHKFILLVPARKVNIGKLRNDIYNHDKDYSVLKEQYDTDLNMIVVNNIGHKADAIKYFRNLIQDKSVYSQLQEIEYRNFIISEENFKNFYVNKTLFPYLDFFKKNYFKKEDLILVKKEPKLIKDGLFKYDENRAHYFALVYSTENVNTKQLLSGIKRYNTRSLKIEVRSLDDKREILLVTNMRNKKQAMMYFRAIVTNRNLFAPIEKVGYRNFIISDENLDVFMKNSDTAVYLEFFKKYYLK, encoded by the coding sequence ATGAGCAGGCAATATCATTCGCTAACGACTCACTATAACGTTTATTTTAACGGAAAAGAAAGTCTTAAAGAAGGAGAGCAGAAGATTGTTAACGGTATTCAGGAAAATTATACCATTTTATTCCCGGTTTTCGAATATCAGAACGTTTCGGCCCGATCTTTATCTTTTTCCAGTATGGATAGAGCCATAGAGAAAGCTACCAAAGCAATTAAAATACACTCTATTACTCGTAAACCTAAGCGAAAAAAGAACAATCAATCTGATAAATATAAAGAGTTTAGAAAGAAAAAAGAATACAATAACTGGATTGATGATTGTTATTTGTTAATTGGAAAAGCACGATTTTATAAGGGAGAATATCATATTGCAGAAAAAGCTTTCGATTTTATTATGCGCGAATATCCTGATTCTGAATTAGTGCCCGAAGCAAAATTATGGAAAGCTACTAGTTTGATAGATAGAGGTGAGTTTATTGCCGGAGGAGAAATTCTGGAACGTTTATCAAACGAAAGTGATTTATCGAAACAAGATTTATTAAAAATCTCAGCTTTAAATGCCGATGTTTCTATTCGCCAAAACGAATTGGAGAATGCACTTCCCGAGTTGGAAAGATGTGTAAATTTAGCTGACAAAAAACAAAAAAAAGCCCGCTATTATTACTTAATGGCGCAAATATATCAGAAAATCGACAATCCGAGCGAGGCATCCAGAACTTTTCAAAAGCTAATAGATTTAAAAGCAAGTTATGAAATGACTTTTAACGCGAAAATTAGCAGAGCTTTATCCTATACAGGAAATGAAAATGGAGAGGAAATTAGAAAAGGTCTTCGTAAAATGCTTCGCGATGAGAAAAATAAAGAATATCAGGATCAGATTTATTATGCAATGGCAGAAATGGATGTGGTTGATGAAAATATAGAGGCAGCTATTCCCAACTACTGGAAATCTACCAAAGTATCACTTTTTAACGATAATCAGAAAGCCATTTCCTTTCTAAAATTAGCAGACTATTATTTTGGAGAACAAATCTACATGAAAGCACAAATGTGCTACGATAGTTCTATGACCTATTTGGGAAAAGATTATCCCAACTATTCTAAAATATCAAACCGTGTGGGAAACCTTACCGATTTGGTTAATAATTTAAACATGGTTGTACGCGAAGATAGTTTGCAACGTGTTGCATTAATGAGTCCTAAAGATCGTGATAAACTTATTAATGGTTTAATTAAAGATATTAAGGATAAAGAGAGAGAAAAAAGATTGATTGAAGCAGAAAATCAATCGGATAGAGCATTTTATGCGCAAAATAATATGCTTGGAAATTCAAGTAGTAGTTCTTCGAGTCAGGGCAATTGGTACTTTTATAATCCTACGAATATAGGCATTGGTAAAGCTGATTTTCAACGCAAATGGGGAAGAAGAAAGCTGGAAGATAATTGGAGAAGAAAAAATCGATCGACCTTTAGTATTGAGGACGAAGAGTTGGCTGTTGAAGATGATAAAAGCGATGGAATTAGCAGTCAGTCGAAAAAGAAAGATCCAAAGTCGAAAGATTATTATATGATGGATTTGCCAATGACAAAAGCTGCCATGGTAAAATCTGATGAAAGAATAATGAAAGGTCTTTATCAGGCCGCCCTGGTTTATGAGGAAAAACTGCAGAATAATGCCAAGGCTTTAGAGAGTATGATGCTTTTAATAGAAAGATATCCTGATAATCCATATTTATTGTCGGCTTATTATCATTGCTATTCCTTAAATAAATTGGAAGGAAAATCTGCACAAGCAGAAAAATACAAGCAGAAAATATTAACAGAATTTAAAGGAAGCGAGTACGCAAAAGCATTAAGCGATCCGAATTATAGACTAAAATTAGATGCGAAAGCACAAAAAGCAAATGCATTGTATGCACAAGCCTACGAAGACTTTCAGAACTTCTACTATTTTAGAGTAATAAAATTATGCAGCGATGGTTTATTAAGATATCCGGAAAGTGATTTGCGCTCCCGATTCTTGTTTTTAAGAGCTTTGTGTATAGGAAGAACTCAGGAGTCCAATACTTTTAAACAGTCTCTTCAGCAGGTATTAGAGGCAAACCCAACAAAGGAAATTGCCCAAACAGTAAAAGCAATTATTACTGGATTGGAGAAAGGTGTTAAGCCAGTAATTTATACTGCGAGGGATATGGATTTGGCCCGACAGAATAGACTATTAAGAAACTGGAGAATTGAAGATCAGCAAGCCATGGTAGAAATTGAAACCAAGGATAAGAAAAAAGCTGCTCCTAAAGTATTATACAAATTTGCACAGGATGAAGAGCACTATTTTGTTTTAATGTTTTCGAAAAAAGATGCTGATCCTAACCGAAGCTTGTTTAATGTATCACGATACAATTCCGATGCCTATAACAACAGAACATTTAAAGTAGACCGACTTTCTCTCGATAAAGAGAAGATTATGATTATGGTAAAAGGCCTAAAAGGTAAAACTGATGCTCTTAATTATTTTAACGGAATTATTACAAATACCAAAGCTTTTGCGGGTATTGAAGATATCGATTATCGTAATTTTATAATATCTAAGTCGAATTTCGAAACTTTAAGACAAAGCAAAGAAGTTGAGCAGTATCTCGATTTTTATACTAAGACTTATTTTAATATCGAACGCAAGCATAATAAAGAAACACTTAAGAAAAAAGGGAAATTGGTATCTGTAAATTCAAATCTCGATACTGTAAAATTTGAAATGAACGAAAAGGATAATCATAAGTTTATATTATTAGTTCCGGCACGTAAAGTAAATATTGGAAAATTAAGAAATGATATTTACAATCATGATAAAGATTATAGCGTTTTAAAAGAACAGTATGATACCGATTTAAATATGATTGTAGTAAATAATATTGGACATAAAGCTGATGCAATTAAATATTTTAGAAATTTGATTCAAGATAAATCGGTTTATTCTCAGCTGCAGGAAATCGAATATAGAAATTTTATTATAAGCGAAGAGAATTTTAAAAATTTCTACGTGAATAAAACTTTGTTTCCATATCTGGATTTCTTTAAAAAGAACTACTTTAAAAAAGAAGACTTAATTCTTGTTAAAAAAGAACCGAAATTAATTAAGGATGGCTTGTTTAAATACGATGAAAACAGAGCTCATTATTTTGCTTTGGTTTATTCTACCGAAAATGTAAATACCAAGCAATTGTTAAGCGGAATTAAAAGATATAATACCCGAAGCTTAAAAATAGAAGTTAGAAGTTTAGACGACAAACGCGAAATATTACTGGTAACAAATATGCGTAACAAAAAGCAAGCTATGATGTACTTTAGAGCTATAGTTACAAATCGTAATTTGTTTGCTCCTATCGAGAAAGTTGGATATCGTAATTTTATAATATCCGATGAAAATCTTGATGTGTTTATGAAAAATAGTGATACGGCAGTTTATTTAGAATTCTTTAAAAAGTATTATTTGAAATAA
- a CDS encoding Mrp/NBP35 family ATP-binding protein yields the protein MSYTQKQITDALRLVKYPGSDKDIMGLDMVRNIKIEGKKISFELIFQKSDDANIIPLKKACVSTILKFVDKDADIKGNITVKAVHMVEEAGVLPNVTNIIAVASGKGGVGKSTVASNLAVALAKAGAKVGLIDADIFGPSVPKMFGSEDARPKLINIDGKDMIEPHEVFGVKMLSIGFFVDPAQATVWRGPMASNALKQMIEEGNWGALDYVLIDLPPGTSDIHLTLVQTVPVTGAIVVSTPQEVALADAIKGISMFEGPGVNVPVLGLIENMAWFTPAELPDNKYFIFGKDGCKNLAEEKGLELLGQIPIVQSIREGGDNGTPAAVNEESVTGMAFADLAKKLMNVVDIRNKNQDPTQRVEITR from the coding sequence ATGAGTTATACTCAAAAGCAAATTACAGACGCTTTGCGTTTAGTAAAGTATCCTGGATCCGATAAGGATATCATGGGTTTGGATATGGTTCGTAACATTAAAATTGAAGGAAAGAAAATTAGTTTCGAATTGATTTTTCAAAAATCAGATGATGCAAATATCATTCCTTTGAAAAAAGCCTGTGTTTCTACAATCTTAAAATTTGTAGATAAAGATGCAGACATAAAGGGAAACATTACAGTTAAAGCCGTTCACATGGTCGAAGAAGCTGGAGTTCTTCCTAATGTTACTAATATTATTGCAGTTGCTTCAGGTAAGGGTGGTGTTGGTAAATCAACCGTAGCTTCAAATTTAGCAGTTGCATTGGCTAAAGCTGGTGCAAAAGTAGGATTAATAGATGCAGATATTTTTGGACCTTCGGTTCCTAAAATGTTTGGTTCGGAAGATGCTCGCCCTAAATTGATTAATATCGACGGAAAAGATATGATCGAGCCACACGAGGTATTTGGCGTTAAAATGTTATCAATTGGTTTCTTTGTAGATCCTGCTCAGGCAACAGTTTGGCGAGGACCTATGGCTTCTAATGCTTTAAAGCAGATGATAGAAGAAGGAAACTGGGGTGCATTAGATTATGTTTTAATTGATTTACCACCAGGAACCAGCGATATTCACCTTACTTTAGTACAAACAGTTCCGGTAACTGGTGCAATTGTGGTTAGTACTCCGCAGGAAGTTGCATTGGCCGATGCCATTAAAGGAATTAGTATGTTCGAAGGTCCGGGTGTTAATGTTCCTGTTTTGGGATTAATAGAAAATATGGCTTGGTTTACACCAGCTGAACTACCAGATAATAAATATTTTATTTTTGGTAAAGATGGATGTAAAAATCTTGCTGAAGAAAAAGGCCTTGAACTTTTAGGACAAATTCCTATTGTACAAAGTATACGCGAAGGTGGAGATAATGGTACTCCTGCAGCTGTTAACGAAGAGTCGGTAACAGGCATGGCTTTCGCCGATTTAGCTAAAAAACTTATGAATGTAGTTGATATTAGAAATAAAAATCAAGATCCTACACAGCGTGTTGAAATAACACGATAA
- a CDS encoding MGMT family protein, translating into MSDLYDRIFKVVQQIPLGRVTSYGAIAKFIGSPRGSRMVGWAMNKSHSSKEYIPAHRVVNRIGMLSGKHHFPGENLMQQLLENEGIIVINDQIQNFEKIFWDPMKELD; encoded by the coding sequence ATGTCTGATCTGTACGACAGAATATTTAAAGTTGTTCAGCAAATTCCTTTAGGAAGAGTTACAAGCTATGGAGCAATTGCAAAGTTTATAGGATCGCCAAGAGGATCTCGAATGGTAGGTTGGGCAATGAATAAATCTCATTCAAGCAAAGAATATATCCCTGCTCACCGAGTTGTTAACCGAATAGGAATGCTAAGTGGTAAACATCATTTTCCTGGTGAAAATTTAATGCAGCAACTGCTCGAAAATGAAGGAATTATTGTGATTAACGATCAAATTCAAAATTTTGAGAAAATATTTTGGGATCCAATGAAAGAACTTGACTGA
- the trmB gene encoding tRNA (guanosine(46)-N7)-methyltransferase TrmB, translating into MGKNKLQRFAEMETFDNVFQPTHNEVWEKDYQHKGSWKQKVFKNNNPIVLEVGCGKGEYSVGLARKFPNKNFIGIDIKGARMWRGAKTAIEEGLNNVAFIRTKAELLESIFESGEISEIWITFPDPQMKKERKRLTGTRFLSLYSNLLSQNGIIHLKTDSNFLYEYTSYVIKENSLAVDIDTNDLYNSDIADDILSIRTFYEQQFLDRGISIKYQKFMLEGKSEFVEPDVEIELDAYRSFGRLKRKE; encoded by the coding sequence GTGGGAAAGAATAAATTACAGCGTTTTGCTGAAATGGAGACCTTTGATAATGTATTTCAGCCAACTCATAACGAAGTTTGGGAAAAAGATTATCAGCACAAAGGAAGTTGGAAACAGAAAGTATTTAAAAATAACAACCCAATTGTTTTAGAGGTTGGTTGTGGAAAAGGAGAATACTCGGTTGGATTAGCACGAAAATTTCCAAATAAAAATTTTATTGGAATAGATATTAAAGGTGCAAGAATGTGGCGTGGCGCAAAAACTGCTATCGAAGAAGGCCTTAATAATGTTGCCTTTATTAGAACAAAAGCAGAATTGCTCGAATCAATATTCGAATCGGGCGAGATTTCGGAGATTTGGATTACTTTCCCCGATCCTCAAATGAAAAAAGAGAGAAAAAGATTAACAGGAACCAGATTTCTCTCTTTGTATTCTAATCTTTTGTCTCAAAATGGAATTATTCATTTAAAAACAGATAGTAATTTCTTGTACGAGTACACATCTTATGTAATTAAAGAAAATTCACTTGCTGTAGATATTGATACAAATGACTTGTACAATTCTGATATTGCAGATGATATACTATCTATAAGAACTTTTTACGAACAGCAATTTTTAGATAGGGGAATTTCAATTAAGTATCAGAAATTTATGCTCGAAGGAAAATCGGAGTTCGTAGAGCCCGATGTGGAAATTGAATTGGATGCTTACCGAAGCTTTGGAAGACTTAAAAGAAAAGAATAA
- a CDS encoding gliding motility lipoprotein GldH, translating to MKQLISICCIIIGSITFSSCDSNRVYEQYKKIPDYKWNVENVLRFEVEITDTLSSHNLYLNVRNSGAYAYSNMWMFINKTTPNGISTQEKFECSLASEKGEWYGSGFGDIFDLQIPYKQNVIFPKSGVYVFEIVQGMRVKELENVVNVGIRIEKSN from the coding sequence ATGAAACAACTAATTTCTATTTGTTGTATTATTATTGGCAGTATTACATTTTCTTCGTGCGATTCGAATAGAGTTTACGAGCAATACAAGAAAATTCCTGATTATAAATGGAATGTGGAAAATGTTTTGCGTTTCGAAGTTGAAATAACCGATACTTTAAGTTCCCACAATTTATATCTTAATGTGAGGAACTCGGGTGCTTATGCATATAGTAATATGTGGATGTTTATAAATAAAACAACACCCAATGGTATTTCTACTCAAGAAAAGTTTGAATGTTCCCTTGCTTCGGAAAAAGGTGAGTGGTATGGAAGTGGATTTGGCGATATTTTCGATTTACAGATTCCCTATAAGCAAAATGTAATATTCCCTAAATCAGGGGTTTATGTTTTTGAAATTGTTCAGGGAATGCGAGTGAAAGAGTTGGAGAATGTAGTGAATGTTGGAATTCGTATAGAAAAATCAAATTAA
- the ricT gene encoding regulatory iron-sulfur-containing complex subunit RicT, which produces MIENKEPKGKCGSCASNKTDHRLLAGKLDVYDWLNDVPESALCPDIVEVKFKNTRKGFYANSNQLRLKRGDVIAVEASPGHDIGIVSLTGDLVVEQMRKQKLDTNTYEAKKIYRKAKPVDIEKWQEAIALEHKTMIKARQISAELRLNMKIGDVEYQGDKTKAIFYYIADDRVDFRQLIKVLAEQFKIRIEMRQIGARQEAGRIGGIGPCGRELCCSTWITNFVSVTTNAARYQEISLNPQKLAGQCGKLKCCLNFELDCYIDAQKDFPNTNIPLETIDGTAYHQKTDIFKRTMWYSFDKFSTMNLVQMSVDRVKEVIRQNKKGVKVDELVSKKDIETKKALDYENVVGQDSLNRFDKKENPNKRKGKRKFRRKPRKPNKPTQKK; this is translated from the coding sequence ATGATAGAAAATAAGGAACCAAAAGGGAAATGCGGATCATGCGCATCCAATAAAACAGATCATCGACTTCTGGCTGGTAAGCTAGATGTTTATGATTGGTTGAATGATGTTCCTGAAAGTGCACTATGTCCTGATATTGTTGAAGTAAAATTTAAAAATACCCGTAAGGGATTCTATGCAAATTCAAATCAGTTAAGATTAAAAAGAGGCGACGTTATTGCCGTAGAAGCATCGCCAGGACACGATATTGGTATCGTTTCCTTAACGGGAGATTTGGTTGTAGAGCAAATGCGTAAGCAAAAGCTGGATACGAATACTTATGAGGCAAAAAAAATATACAGAAAAGCAAAACCTGTTGATATAGAAAAATGGCAGGAGGCCATTGCACTGGAACATAAAACCATGATAAAAGCACGTCAGATTTCTGCTGAGCTTAGGCTTAATATGAAAATTGGCGATGTTGAATATCAGGGAGATAAGACAAAAGCAATATTTTATTACATTGCCGACGATAGGGTTGACTTTAGACAGCTAATTAAGGTTTTAGCAGAACAATTCAAAATAAGAATTGAAATGCGACAAATTGGTGCTCGTCAGGAAGCCGGTAGAATTGGTGGAATTGGACCTTGTGGTCGTGAACTATGTTGCTCTACCTGGATTACTAATTTTGTATCTGTAACCACCAATGCAGCTCGTTATCAAGAAATTTCTTTAAATCCGCAAAAGCTAGCCGGACAATGTGGAAAACTAAAATGTTGCTTAAATTTTGAGCTGGATTGTTATATCGATGCTCAAAAAGATTTTCCGAATACCAATATTCCTCTTGAAACAATAGATGGAACAGCTTATCATCAGAAAACAGATATCTTTAAAAGAACAATGTGGTACTCTTTTGATAAGTTTAGTACCATGAATCTGGTTCAAATGTCGGTCGATCGTGTTAAAGAAGTAATCAGACAAAACAAAAAAGGTGTTAAGGTTGATGAACTGGTTTCGAAGAAAGATATCGAAACTAAAAAAGCTTTGGATTACGAGAATGTAGTTGGACAGGATAGTTTGAATCGTTTCGATAAAAAGGAAAACCCTAACAAACGAAAAGGCAAACGAAAATTTCGCCGTAAACCCCGAAAACCAAATAAACCAACACAAAAAAAATAA
- a CDS encoding DNA polymerase III subunit delta, translated as MQFKDIIGHDAVKQRFIQTVKENRVSHAQLLIGPKGVGKLPMAIAFAQYVSCLDKKGNDSCGVCSSCRKYEKLIHPDLHFVFPVVKGKGFKHPVSDNFIDSWRNQIQSDPYFDIGDWYRTIGVDNSQGMIYASESNEIIRKLSLKTYESDYKIMIIWLPEKMHSACANKLLKMIEEPPVKTLFFMVAEEPDKIIQTILSRTQLVKISSIESNALSEAVNAEFNLSTEELKNVVRLSEGSYRKARILIKNSDENAENFEKFVAIMRRCYARNVLDIMEWAENIAGIGRERQKSFLNYCVRMIRENFILNLKHPEMVYLNGEEMNFSQRFSPFINEENVWMISDELSKAYTDIERNANAKIVFLDLGLKLVKLLRP; from the coding sequence ATGCAATTTAAAGATATAATTGGACACGATGCTGTTAAACAGCGTTTTATTCAGACAGTAAAAGAAAACCGAGTTAGCCATGCACAATTATTAATTGGGCCAAAAGGGGTTGGAAAACTTCCAATGGCAATTGCTTTTGCTCAATATGTGTCATGTCTCGATAAAAAAGGCAACGACTCTTGTGGCGTTTGTTCATCTTGTAGAAAATATGAAAAATTAATTCATCCCGATTTACATTTTGTTTTTCCAGTTGTAAAAGGAAAAGGATTTAAACATCCGGTAAGTGATAATTTTATTGATTCCTGGCGAAATCAAATTCAATCCGATCCGTACTTTGATATTGGCGATTGGTACCGAACAATTGGTGTTGATAATTCTCAGGGAATGATTTATGCCAGCGAAAGCAATGAAATTATCAGGAAACTGAGCCTGAAAACTTATGAATCAGATTATAAGATTATGATTATTTGGTTGCCGGAGAAAATGCATTCGGCCTGTGCCAATAAATTGTTAAAAATGATTGAGGAACCTCCCGTAAAAACTTTGTTTTTTATGGTTGCCGAAGAGCCCGATAAAATTATTCAGACCATTTTATCAAGAACTCAGCTGGTAAAAATTTCATCAATAGAATCAAATGCCTTGTCCGAAGCAGTTAATGCCGAATTTAATTTAAGTACTGAAGAACTAAAAAATGTAGTTCGCCTATCGGAAGGAAGTTACCGAAAAGCCAGAATTTTAATTAAAAATTCGGATGAAAATGCAGAAAATTTCGAAAAATTTGTAGCTATCATGCGAAGATGTTATGCACGCAATGTACTGGATATTATGGAATGGGCCGAAAATATTGCAGGCATTGGGCGCGAGCGACAAAAAAGCTTTTTAAATTATTGTGTTAGAATGATTAGGGAAAATTTTATTCTTAATCTAAAGCATCCCGAAATGGTATATTTAAACGGGGAGGAAATGAATTTTTCACAACGCTTTTCTCCATTCATAAATGAGGAAAATGTTTGGATGATTTCTGATGAATTATCGAAGGCCTATACCGATATTGAAAGAAATGCAAATGCGAAGATTGTATTTCTCGACTTAGGACTTAAATTGGTTAAATTATTAAGACCTTAA